A portion of the Acidobacteriota bacterium genome contains these proteins:
- a CDS encoding efflux RND transporter periplasmic adaptor subunit: MNRKKVIIGVLIVVVIGAVAYANLNFKRTTGIEVNIEKLAMRDLEAIVSASGKIRPKKSVNISADTMGKVVGLAVNEGDMVTAGQFLLQIDPRNLQTQVNRTGASLAAAQSQLAETRIAVENARTNLKQAQDNLERQRELIKSGLTPRETLDRAESDVKLRQSDLTSREQSVKTQETRIKQEEANVENAQYDLNKVRIVSPISGIVTRRNIEEGETVVVGTMNNAGTVLLAIADLSVIETEVEVDETDIPFIKLGQTAVVTIDALTDQKFTGKVTEVGNSAIQATGAAATTRATNFKVVVTLDGTVPDVRPGFTCTAVITTATRQKVLSVPIQATTVREMVVNADGSLVRVAPTPPGAPARRVTAPTELQPGQTRKEIEGAFVVTDGKAVFTPIKVGIAGEKFFEVLSGLKDGDEVITGPFTSVRSLKDGDAVKVTTTFANSTGK; this comes from the coding sequence ATGAATCGGAAAAAAGTTATCATCGGCGTCCTCATCGTTGTTGTCATCGGCGCCGTCGCGTACGCGAACCTGAACTTCAAGCGCACCACGGGCATCGAGGTCAACATCGAGAAACTCGCGATGCGCGACCTGGAAGCGATTGTGTCGGCCAGCGGCAAGATCCGCCCGAAGAAGTCGGTCAACATCAGCGCCGACACCATGGGCAAAGTGGTGGGACTCGCCGTCAACGAAGGCGACATGGTCACCGCCGGCCAGTTCCTGCTGCAGATCGATCCGCGCAACCTGCAGACGCAGGTCAACCGCACCGGCGCCAGCCTCGCGGCCGCACAGTCGCAGTTGGCGGAAACGCGTATCGCGGTCGAAAACGCGCGCACCAATCTCAAGCAGGCGCAGGACAACCTGGAGCGCCAGCGCGAACTCATCAAGTCGGGGTTAACGCCCCGCGAAACACTCGACCGCGCCGAAAGCGACGTCAAGTTGCGCCAGTCGGACCTGACGTCGCGTGAGCAGTCGGTCAAGACGCAGGAAACGCGCATCAAGCAGGAAGAAGCCAACGTCGAGAATGCGCAGTACGACCTGAACAAGGTCCGCATCGTGTCGCCCATCTCGGGCATCGTCACGCGGCGCAACATCGAAGAGGGTGAAACGGTGGTCGTCGGCACCATGAACAACGCCGGCACCGTGTTGCTGGCCATCGCCGACTTGTCGGTCATCGAGACCGAAGTTGAAGTGGACGAAACCGATATCCCCTTCATCAAGCTCGGTCAGACGGCCGTGGTGACGATTGACGCCCTGACCGATCAGAAGTTCACGGGCAAGGTGACCGAGGTTGGGAACAGTGCGATCCAGGCGACCGGCGCGGCCGCCACCACTCGCGCCACCAACTTCAAGGTCGTGGTGACGCTCGACGGCACGGTGCCCGACGTGCGGCCCGGCTTCACCTGCACGGCCGTCATCACCACCGCCACCCGTCAGAAGGTGCTGTCCGTGCCGATTCAGGCCACGACGGTGCGCGAGATGGTGGTCAATGCTGACGGCAGCCTGGTGCGCGTGGCGCCGACGCCCCCCGGCGCTCCGGCCCGGCGCGTGACGGCGCCCACCGAACTCCAGCCGGGCCAGACCCGCAAGGAAATCGAAGGCGCGTTCGTCGTCACCGACGGCAAGGCCGTGTTCACCCCGATCAAGGTGGGCATTGCCGGCGAGAAGTTCTTCGAAGTCCTGAGCGGACTCAAGGACGGTGACGAGGTCATCACGGGCCCCTTCACATCGGTGCGCTCGCTCAAGGATGGTGACGCCGTCAAGGTCACCACCACGTTCGCCAACTCGACCGGCAAGTAG
- a CDS encoding ABC transporter permease: MQQFLEAAGIALSAIWSNKLRSFLTMLGNIVAVTSIIAVVSLIQGLNASVSGAITSQVGADSFSIGRSGPTRTEEEQLRAAGNPRVTLEDAEAIRNASDRIRLVMATASSSAEAKTRQETLDSLQIQGVTKEYALLPTTLIEAGRVMTAGEFDGKRNVAVIGWDAADRLFGAIDPLEKFISIAGIQFRVVGIHKKKGAIFGQSQDEFAVIPLGAFQRLFGSRQSLRLTVLPSDPSVIRTAMDDATIALRVTRRLRPAEPDNFGVVTSDTFLELYNQVTSGIFAILIGVVSLSLVVGGIVIMNIMLMVVSERTREIGLRKSLGARRRDVLWQILTESITLSTFGGIVGTTLGFLVAFAISRFTPLPAAVEPWSVMLGIGVTAVVGLFFGLYPAMRAASLDPIEALRRE; the protein is encoded by the coding sequence ATGCAGCAGTTCCTTGAGGCCGCCGGTATCGCCCTCTCGGCGATCTGGTCGAACAAACTTCGATCGTTCCTGACGATGCTGGGCAACATCGTCGCGGTGACCTCGATCATCGCGGTGGTGTCGCTCATCCAGGGCCTCAACGCCTCGGTGTCGGGCGCCATCACGTCGCAGGTCGGCGCAGACTCCTTCTCGATCGGGCGCAGCGGCCCGACCAGGACCGAGGAGGAACAGCTTCGGGCAGCGGGCAACCCACGCGTGACACTGGAAGACGCGGAGGCCATTCGCAACGCGAGCGACCGCATCCGGCTGGTGATGGCAACGGCGAGCAGCAGTGCTGAGGCCAAGACGCGTCAAGAGACGCTCGACAGCCTCCAGATTCAGGGCGTCACGAAGGAATACGCCTTGCTCCCCACGACGCTCATTGAAGCCGGCCGAGTGATGACCGCCGGCGAGTTTGACGGCAAGCGCAACGTCGCGGTGATTGGCTGGGACGCCGCCGACCGGCTCTTCGGGGCGATCGATCCGCTCGAAAAGTTCATCTCCATCGCCGGCATCCAGTTCCGCGTGGTCGGCATTCACAAGAAGAAGGGCGCCATCTTCGGGCAGTCGCAGGACGAGTTCGCCGTGATTCCCCTGGGCGCCTTCCAGCGACTTTTCGGCAGCCGGCAGTCGCTGCGCCTCACCGTGCTGCCCTCTGACCCGTCGGTGATTCGCACCGCGATGGACGATGCCACAATCGCGTTGCGCGTGACGCGGCGGCTTCGGCCGGCCGAGCCCGACAACTTCGGCGTGGTGACGTCCGATACCTTCCTTGAGCTCTATAACCAGGTGACGTCGGGGATCTTCGCGATTCTCATCGGCGTCGTCAGCCTGTCGCTCGTGGTCGGCGGCATTGTCATCATGAACATCATGCTGATGGTGGTCAGCGAACGGACGCGCGAGATCGGCCTGCGCAAGTCGCTTGGCGCGAGACGCCGCGACGTGTTGTGGCAGATCCTCACGGAGTCCATCACGTTGTCCACGTTCGGCGGCATTGTCGGCACCACTCTGGGTTTCCTGGTGGCGTTCGCCATCAGCAGGTTCACGCCGCTGCCGGCGGCCGTGGAGCCCTGGTCGGTCATGCTCGGTATCGGGGTCACCGCTGTGGTGGGATTGTTTTTCGGGTTGTACCCCGCGATGCGAGCGGCCTCACTCGATCCCATTGAAGCCCTGAGGAGGGAATAA
- a CDS encoding YIP1 family protein, which translates to MSDVTATASSIPPAEPIPNLLSRAIGVITSPGATFAHVVRTPKVAGMLFLVALVMGLAQGLPQLTERGRAAALEMQVQQMERFGVAVTDEMYQQMEQRSHSNLGAYSSIVGMFVAIPFGAVIMTVLLWVAFNTIMGGTASFKHVMSVVAHSQAVSALGAIISAPIMYARGVMSTSIANLGALLPMLDETSFLAKLLGGIDLFVIWWVVVLSIGLAALYRKKSSSIATGLFTFYGLILIVIAYFTAG; encoded by the coding sequence ATGTCCGACGTGACCGCCACTGCCAGTTCCATCCCCCCCGCCGAACCCATTCCGAACCTGCTTTCGCGCGCGATCGGTGTCATCACCTCACCTGGTGCGACGTTTGCGCATGTGGTGCGAACGCCGAAAGTGGCGGGCATGCTCTTCCTCGTGGCGCTCGTGATGGGCCTGGCCCAGGGTCTGCCGCAGCTGACCGAACGAGGCCGCGCCGCGGCCCTGGAGATGCAGGTGCAGCAGATGGAGCGCTTCGGTGTTGCGGTGACCGACGAGATGTACCAGCAAATGGAGCAGCGCTCGCACTCCAACCTGGGTGCGTACTCGTCGATCGTGGGCATGTTCGTGGCCATCCCGTTCGGGGCGGTGATCATGACCGTGCTGCTGTGGGTGGCGTTCAACACGATCATGGGCGGCACCGCGTCGTTCAAACACGTGATGTCCGTGGTCGCGCACTCACAAGCGGTCTCCGCACTGGGCGCCATCATTTCGGCGCCCATCATGTATGCCCGCGGCGTCATGAGCACCAGCATCGCGAACCTGGGCGCGCTGCTGCCGATGCTGGACGAAACCAGCTTCCTCGCGAAACTTCTCGGAGGCATTGACCTCTTTGTGATCTGGTGGGTGGTGGTGCTGTCGATCGGACTCGCCGCCCTCTACCGGAAGAAGTCCAGCAGCATTGCCACCGGCCTCTTCACCTTCTACGGCTTGATCCTCATCGTGATTGCGTACTTCACCGCAGGGTAA
- a CDS encoding elongation factor G codes for MKVFDAADIRNVALVGHSGAGKTQLAAALLYDTGATPRLGKVDEGTTVTDYDEEAIARKHTLSSSLAWFEFNKRKVNLIDTPGMGNFLSDARAALRVVEAAVVVVDGVSGVQVSTEQIWETAASLNLPRLIVVNRLDRERASLPRALDSLRQTLSRSAVAVHWPIGEEDAFTGIVDLVTMKAWTFAEDGSGKATEIPIPDSVRADVDGARATLVEAVAETDEALMERFFENGTLSQDDLTNGLAAAVRASHVFPVLCMSGLRNIGGPLLADAITALVPSPAVRPFPGVAPDGTDTSRAADPSAPLVVWVFKTIADQFAGRISLFRVISGTFKSDSTVQNLTRQAPERAGHLVALEGKTQAHVPEVHAGDLGAVAKLKDTHSGDILGDPKAGFTVHPLSFPEAVLSYAIVPKTRGDEDKISTSMHRLQDEDPSIGYTRDEQTHDLLLSGQGQMHIEVTVAKLRRRFGVEVELKPPHIPYRETIALPTEAHGRHKKQTGGHGQFGDCKIRVAPLPPGSGVEFEDDIFGGSIPRQFVPAVEKGVREACARGFLAGYPMVDLKVTVYDGSYHDVDSNEMSFKMAGRLAVRDAMTRAKPTLLEPVMAVEIYAPSDFAGDLMGDLNGRRGQIAGMDTRGANTVIRAQVPMSEMLTYEQTLTAATGGRGGYHMEFHHYAEVPGHLHAKIIAASKTDRTAEASDDEG; via the coding sequence ATGAAGGTCTTTGACGCCGCAGATATACGGAATGTCGCGCTGGTCGGACACAGTGGAGCCGGCAAGACGCAGTTGGCCGCAGCCTTGCTGTACGACACGGGAGCAACGCCCCGGCTCGGGAAGGTGGACGAAGGCACCACCGTCACCGATTACGATGAAGAAGCCATCGCGCGCAAACACACACTCTCCTCTTCACTCGCCTGGTTCGAATTCAACAAGCGCAAAGTTAATCTGATCGACACGCCGGGCATGGGCAACTTCCTGAGTGATGCCCGCGCGGCGCTACGTGTGGTGGAAGCTGCCGTAGTGGTCGTGGACGGCGTTTCGGGCGTGCAAGTGTCCACCGAGCAGATCTGGGAAACTGCCGCATCGCTGAATCTTCCCAGGCTCATCGTGGTCAACCGGCTGGATCGTGAACGGGCGAGCTTGCCGCGCGCGCTCGACTCGCTGCGCCAGACGCTGTCGCGATCCGCGGTGGCCGTGCACTGGCCCATCGGTGAAGAAGACGCATTCACAGGCATCGTGGACCTGGTGACGATGAAGGCGTGGACGTTTGCCGAAGACGGCAGCGGCAAGGCGACGGAAATTCCCATTCCCGACTCCGTCCGCGCAGACGTGGATGGCGCCAGAGCCACGCTCGTCGAGGCCGTGGCCGAGACCGACGAGGCGCTGATGGAGCGCTTCTTCGAAAACGGCACACTGTCACAGGACGACCTCACCAACGGGCTTGCGGCCGCCGTACGCGCCAGCCATGTGTTTCCGGTGTTGTGCATGTCGGGCCTCCGGAACATCGGCGGACCGCTGCTGGCCGACGCGATCACGGCGCTTGTGCCGTCGCCCGCTGTCCGGCCGTTCCCCGGCGTCGCACCGGATGGTACCGACACGAGCCGCGCCGCCGACCCGTCTGCCCCGCTGGTGGTGTGGGTCTTCAAGACAATCGCGGACCAGTTTGCGGGACGCATTTCCCTGTTCCGGGTGATCTCGGGGACGTTCAAGTCCGACAGTACCGTGCAGAACCTCACGCGACAGGCGCCCGAACGCGCCGGCCACCTGGTGGCCCTCGAGGGCAAGACGCAGGCGCACGTGCCGGAGGTCCACGCAGGCGATCTTGGTGCCGTGGCGAAGCTCAAGGACACACATTCGGGCGACATCCTGGGCGACCCGAAGGCCGGCTTCACCGTGCACCCGCTGTCGTTCCCCGAGGCGGTGCTCTCGTACGCGATCGTGCCGAAAACGCGCGGCGACGAAGACAAGATCAGCACGTCCATGCATCGGCTGCAGGATGAAGACCCGTCCATCGGGTACACCCGAGACGAACAGACGCATGACCTGTTGCTCTCGGGTCAGGGGCAGATGCACATCGAGGTGACGGTGGCCAAGTTGCGCCGGCGTTTCGGTGTCGAAGTGGAGCTCAAGCCACCGCACATCCCGTATCGAGAGACCATTGCCCTGCCGACTGAGGCCCACGGCCGGCACAAGAAGCAGACCGGCGGGCACGGGCAATTCGGTGACTGCAAGATCCGGGTGGCGCCGCTGCCCCCGGGCTCGGGCGTGGAATTTGAGGACGATATCTTCGGCGGATCCATTCCACGCCAGTTCGTGCCGGCCGTGGAAAAGGGTGTGCGCGAAGCGTGCGCCCGCGGTTTCCTGGCCGGCTACCCGATGGTCGATCTCAAGGTGACGGTGTACGACGGGTCGTACCATGACGTGGACTCGAACGAGATGTCGTTCAAGATGGCGGGCCGACTCGCCGTACGGGATGCCATGACTCGCGCCAAGCCCACATTGCTTGAACCGGTGATGGCGGTCGAAATCTACGCGCCATCCGACTTTGCGGGTGACCTGATGGGCGACCTCAACGGACGACGCGGACAGATTGCGGGCATGGATACCCGGGGAGCCAATACGGTCATCCGCGCGCAAGTGCCGATGTCCGAGATGCTCACGTACGAACAGACGCTGACTGCGGCCACGGGCGGCCGTGGCGGATACCACATGGAGTTCCACCACTACGCCGAAGTCCCCGGTCACCTGCATGCCAAAATCATTGCGGCATCCAAGACCGACCGGACCGCGGAGGCGTCTGACGACGAGGGTTAG
- a CDS encoding type IV pilus twitching motility protein PilT — translation MTLPDLLTTTLSLGGSDLHLSVDSPPQVRVNGLLQRLDQPVLTPELTQSLVYSVLTDAQKKVFEENWEQDLAFGLKGVGRFRCNVFRQKGAVGAVFRLVPERIPTLEDLGLPPVLAKLADRPRGLVLVTGPTGCGKSTTLAAMVDRINASRAAHIITVEDPIEYMHEHKMALVNQRELHADTKTFANALRGALREDPDVVLVGEMRDLETMASALRLAETGHLTLATLHTNSAAQTMTRIIDAFPAEQQGQIRAQLSLVLEGIVCQALLPKANGTGRAAALEILVATPAIRNLIREDKVHQIYSTMQSGQDKFNMQTMNQALAKLMMSRVVSRETGLAASSNREELLQILDRGREKV, via the coding sequence ATGACGTTGCCTGATTTGTTGACGACCACGCTTTCACTGGGGGGATCGGACCTCCATCTGTCGGTGGACAGCCCACCGCAGGTGCGCGTGAACGGCCTGCTGCAACGCCTGGATCAACCGGTGCTGACGCCCGAACTGACGCAGTCGCTGGTGTATTCGGTGCTGACCGATGCGCAGAAGAAGGTCTTCGAGGAAAACTGGGAGCAGGACCTCGCGTTCGGCTTGAAGGGTGTCGGGCGTTTCCGGTGCAACGTATTTCGCCAGAAGGGCGCGGTGGGCGCGGTCTTCCGGTTGGTGCCCGAGCGCATCCCCACGCTTGAAGATCTCGGGCTGCCGCCCGTGCTGGCGAAACTGGCCGACCGGCCCCGCGGGCTGGTGCTGGTGACGGGGCCGACCGGATGCGGCAAATCCACCACGCTGGCCGCCATGGTCGACCGTATCAATGCCTCGCGGGCGGCGCACATCATCACGGTCGAAGATCCGATCGAGTACATGCACGAGCACAAGATGGCGCTGGTCAATCAGCGCGAACTGCACGCCGATACGAAGACCTTTGCCAATGCGCTTCGTGGCGCGTTGCGAGAAGACCCCGATGTGGTTCTGGTCGGCGAAATGCGAGACCTTGAAACCATGGCATCGGCTCTGCGACTGGCCGAGACGGGGCATCTCACGCTGGCCACCCTCCACACCAACTCGGCGGCGCAGACCATGACCCGTATCATCGACGCCTTCCCCGCGGAGCAGCAGGGGCAGATTCGGGCGCAGCTTTCGTTGGTCCTCGAAGGCATCGTGTGTCAGGCGCTGTTGCCCAAGGCCAACGGTACGGGCCGGGCGGCCGCGCTCGAAATTCTCGTGGCGACACCGGCCATCCGCAACCTGATCCGCGAAGACAAAGTGCACCAGATCTACTCGACCATGCAGTCGGGACAGGACAAATTTAATATGCAGACCATGAACCAGGCGTTGGCGAAGCTGATGATGAGCCGCGTCGTCTCGCGAGAGACCGGCCTCGCCGCGTCATCAAATCGAGAAGAACTGCTGCAGATCCTGGATCGCGGGAGGGAGAAAGTATGA
- the pilB gene encoding type IV-A pilus assembly ATPase PilB has protein sequence MAVRLGELLLREKRITPVQLQEALAHQRSNGGRLGLSLVKLGLVKDEEITQVLSRQYGVPAIALGGFELDQAIVRLVPVETAVKYLVIPVARSGTALTLAMADPTNVFAMDDIKFMTGLQIEPVVASEMALREAIARYYGRGTSAAGATTASTDAVTRALEDLSGDDEGLEVVSDAEADAATLEGKNLEAPVIRLVNALMLSAIHRGASDIHLEPYEREMRIRFRIDGVLQPVLAPALKYRDAITSRLKIMAQLDIAEKRLPQDGRIKARFNDQGVPGEQMVREIDFRVSCLPTLFGEKIVLRLLDRQQLRLDMTQLGFEAGALAKFSAAIRRPWGMVLVTGPTGSGKTNTLYSAISQLNQPGVNIITAEDPVEFNLAGINQVQVRDGIGLSFATALRSFLRQDPNVILVGEIRDAETAAIAVKAALTGHMVLSTLHTNDAPSTVGRLINMGVDPFLVASSLQLIVAQRLVRRICQQCREVDTLQPSLLIEAGFSPDEVSTLVVQRGRGCTRCGGTGYKGRVGLFEVMASSEVIRKLILEGAPVSELRRQAMEEGMVTLRQTGLQMVRQGLTTVDDVIRETVV, from the coding sequence ATGGCCGTACGTCTGGGTGAACTGCTGCTGCGCGAAAAGCGCATCACGCCCGTCCAACTGCAGGAGGCGCTGGCCCACCAGCGCTCCAACGGTGGTCGGCTGGGCTTGAGCCTCGTCAAGCTGGGCCTCGTCAAAGACGAAGAAATCACGCAGGTGCTGAGCCGCCAGTATGGCGTGCCGGCTATCGCGCTTGGCGGTTTTGAGCTCGACCAGGCGATCGTCCGGCTCGTGCCGGTGGAAACCGCCGTCAAGTACCTGGTCATCCCGGTCGCCCGTTCCGGCACTGCGCTGACGCTGGCGATGGCGGACCCCACCAACGTGTTCGCCATGGACGACATCAAGTTCATGACGGGCCTGCAGATCGAGCCGGTGGTGGCGTCGGAAATGGCCCTGCGCGAAGCCATCGCGCGTTATTACGGGCGCGGCACCTCAGCCGCCGGGGCGACCACCGCCTCCACCGACGCCGTGACGCGTGCTCTGGAGGACCTGAGCGGCGACGACGAAGGGCTGGAGGTGGTGAGCGACGCCGAAGCCGACGCCGCGACGCTGGAAGGCAAGAACCTCGAGGCGCCGGTCATCAGACTGGTCAACGCGCTGATGCTGTCGGCCATCCATCGAGGGGCGAGCGACATCCACCTGGAGCCGTACGAACGCGAAATGCGGATTCGGTTCCGCATCGACGGTGTCCTGCAGCCGGTGCTGGCGCCCGCCCTGAAGTACCGCGACGCCATCACCTCGCGCCTGAAGATCATGGCGCAGCTCGACATCGCCGAAAAACGTCTGCCGCAGGACGGCCGCATCAAGGCGCGTTTCAACGATCAGGGCGTGCCCGGGGAACAGATGGTGCGCGAGATCGACTTTCGTGTCTCCTGCCTGCCCACCCTGTTCGGCGAAAAGATCGTGCTGCGATTGCTGGACCGGCAACAGTTGCGCCTGGACATGACGCAACTCGGCTTCGAGGCCGGGGCCCTCGCAAAGTTCTCGGCCGCCATTCGACGGCCCTGGGGCATGGTCCTTGTGACCGGTCCCACAGGAAGCGGCAAGACCAACACGCTGTACTCGGCGATCTCTCAACTCAACCAACCGGGTGTCAACATCATCACTGCCGAGGACCCGGTGGAGTTCAACCTGGCCGGGATCAATCAGGTGCAGGTTCGCGACGGGATCGGGCTGAGCTTCGCCACGGCGCTCCGCTCGTTCCTGCGGCAGGATCCCAACGTCATTCTCGTGGGTGAAATCCGCGATGCCGAAACGGCGGCGATCGCCGTCAAGGCCGCGCTCACCGGACACATGGTGCTGTCCACCCTGCATACCAACGACGCCCCCAGTACGGTGGGCCGCCTCATCAACATGGGTGTGGATCCGTTCCTCGTGGCCAGTTCCCTGCAACTCATCGTGGCCCAGCGCCTGGTGCGGCGCATCTGCCAGCAGTGCCGCGAGGTGGACACGCTTCAGCCGAGCCTCCTGATTGAGGCGGGGTTTTCGCCCGATGAGGTCTCGACTCTGGTCGTCCAGCGCGGCCGCGGCTGCACGCGTTGCGGGGGCACCGGCTACAAGGGCCGCGTCGGCCTCTTCGAAGTCATGGCGTCGTCGGAAGTGATCCGCAAGCTGATCTTGGAAGGCGCGCCGGTCTCCGAATTGCGGCGGCAGGCGATGGAAGAGGGCATGGTGACGCTGCGTCAAACCGGATTGCAGATGGTGCGCCAGGGGTTGACCACGGTAGATGACGTAATCCGGGAGACGGTGGTGTGA
- the traF gene encoding conjugal transfer protein TraF yields MRQILVSLCGCLLLVSAFPMPSAAQQTFEVVGSRALGMGGAFVAVADDPSAVFWNPAGLASGQPAGATIEWVRFRNGDRNGAPAAGPWQRSAKFVSLGTWPIGMSYVGFDETVLVADATSAGLVARRFSTKHYGATLLQTVTEGLVVGTTLKYVRGTVAAGPVTEANSGEALSAGAARDGVTHGVFDLDASVMFDARVFRIGWTLRNLRSPTFEGSPGTAIELERRSRIGVAILPADGLIFAVDLDLDTADLPGGPSRTVAVGAEHTLWSRLAVRGGARWNLEGARTPVGSLGASFALRPGAWLDGHVTHGRAQGERGFGLALRAGW; encoded by the coding sequence ATGCGCCAAATCCTGGTTTCCCTTTGCGGGTGTCTCTTGCTGGTCTCGGCGTTTCCGATGCCCTCGGCCGCCCAACAGACGTTTGAGGTGGTGGGGAGCCGGGCCCTTGGCATGGGGGGAGCCTTCGTCGCCGTGGCCGATGACCCGAGCGCGGTCTTCTGGAACCCCGCCGGCCTCGCCAGCGGCCAACCGGCCGGAGCGACAATAGAGTGGGTCCGCTTTCGAAATGGTGATCGGAACGGGGCTCCGGCGGCCGGGCCATGGCAGCGTTCGGCCAAGTTTGTCAGTTTGGGCACTTGGCCAATCGGCATGAGCTACGTCGGCTTCGACGAGACCGTTTTGGTAGCCGACGCCACGTCCGCCGGCCTGGTCGCCCGCCGGTTCTCCACCAAACATTACGGCGCCACCCTGCTGCAGACCGTGACCGAGGGGCTGGTGGTGGGCACCACGTTGAAGTACGTCCGTGGAACCGTGGCAGCCGGGCCCGTCACCGAGGCGAACTCGGGGGAAGCCCTGAGTGCGGGGGCGGCCCGGGACGGCGTGACCCACGGGGTTTTTGACCTGGATGCGTCGGTGATGTTTGATGCCCGGGTCTTTCGAATTGGCTGGACGTTGCGGAATCTGCGATCTCCCACCTTTGAAGGTTCGCCAGGAACTGCAATAGAGCTCGAACGCCGGTCCCGGATAGGCGTGGCTATCCTGCCGGCTGATGGCCTGATCTTTGCTGTAGACCTTGACCTGGATACGGCCGATCTCCCGGGTGGACCGAGTCGGACGGTGGCGGTGGGGGCAGAGCACACACTCTGGTCGCGCCTGGCCGTCCGGGGTGGGGCACGTTGGAACCTCGAGGGTGCCCGCACGCCGGTGGGTTCGCTTGGGGCGAGTTTCGCGTTACGGCCGGGCGCGTGGCTGGATGGCCACGTGACGCACGGGCGGGCGCAGGGAGAGCGAGGGTTCGGTCTGGCACTTCGTGCCGGATGGTAA
- a CDS encoding ABC transporter permease: MRWSLFDEILRMSVDTLRANKMRSALTVLGIVIGITSIVGMTALIRGFDQSLRDSIQSLGPDTIVVAKFSGVSMAGGADFQALLMRPNMTPEDGAAIERDAPSIAMVDVTLGDGGPPTQERVYYKNLKSKQISVLGTTERWTDVTRLPLEEGRFFTSGEVQRRRHVIVLGQTPAQALFTTGDPVGKTVRLGLQEYEVIGVVAKRPSPGGFNLGVDDFVVIPQTTYQKQFGVRAFNMGRGEMRAIIISAVPREGVARGVALREVEEIMRTRHGLRLDQPNDFDLVTQDAVLALWDQISQGTFLALVVISSIALMVGGIGVMSIMTITVTERTREIGVRKALGARRVEILWQFLLEAVFLTSAGGILGIICGSTLGLSVHLITGFPVSLPWWSFAIGIGFSASIGVFFGMVPAIRASRLDPIESLRYE; this comes from the coding sequence GTGCGCTGGAGCCTCTTCGACGAGATTCTGCGGATGTCGGTGGATACCCTCCGCGCCAACAAGATGCGCTCGGCGTTGACCGTGCTTGGCATCGTCATCGGCATCACCTCCATTGTCGGTATGACCGCGCTGATTCGGGGGTTCGACCAGTCGCTGCGTGATTCGATTCAGTCGCTCGGCCCGGATACGATCGTCGTCGCGAAGTTCTCGGGCGTCAGCATGGCGGGCGGTGCCGACTTCCAGGCGCTGCTCATGCGCCCGAACATGACGCCGGAAGACGGGGCCGCCATCGAGCGCGATGCCCCGTCGATTGCGATGGTCGACGTCACCCTGGGCGACGGTGGTCCGCCAACCCAGGAACGGGTCTACTACAAGAACCTGAAGTCGAAGCAGATCTCTGTGCTGGGGACGACCGAACGGTGGACCGACGTGACCCGCCTCCCACTCGAGGAGGGACGGTTCTTCACGTCTGGCGAGGTCCAGCGGCGCCGGCACGTCATCGTTCTCGGACAAACTCCGGCGCAGGCCCTGTTCACGACCGGGGATCCCGTGGGCAAGACGGTGCGCCTCGGGCTGCAGGAGTACGAGGTCATTGGTGTGGTGGCCAAACGACCCAGCCCGGGCGGCTTCAACCTGGGCGTTGACGATTTCGTGGTCATTCCGCAGACGACGTATCAGAAGCAGTTCGGCGTACGTGCCTTCAACATGGGCCGTGGCGAAATGCGCGCGATCATCATTTCTGCGGTGCCGCGTGAGGGCGTGGCCCGCGGCGTCGCGTTGCGGGAAGTTGAAGAGATCATGCGCACGCGGCATGGTCTCCGCCTCGACCAGCCCAACGATTTTGACCTCGTGACCCAGGACGCGGTCCTCGCCCTCTGGGACCAGATCAGCCAGGGCACCTTCCTGGCGCTGGTGGTCATTTCGTCCATCGCGCTGATGGTGGGCGGTATCGGCGTGATGAGCATCATGACCATCACGGTCACCGAACGGACGCGTGAAATCGGCGTCCGCAAAGCCCTGGGCGCCCGGCGGGTGGAGATCCTGTGGCAGTTCCTCCTTGAGGCCGTCTTCCTGACATCCGCCGGCGGCATACTGGGCATCATCTGCGGAAGCACCCTGGGCCTGAGCGTCCATCTGATTACCGGATTCCCCGTCTCCCTGCCCTGGTGGTCGTTTGCGATCGGCATCGGGTTCTCGGCCAGCATCGGCGTGTTCTTCGGCATGGTCCCTGCGATCAGAGCGTCGCGGCTCGATCCGATTGAGTCATTGCGCTACGAATAG